One segment of Ricinus communis isolate WT05 ecotype wild-type chromosome 8, ASM1957865v1, whole genome shotgun sequence DNA contains the following:
- the LOC107261142 gene encoding LOW QUALITY PROTEIN: uncharacterized protein LOC107261142 (The sequence of the model RefSeq protein was modified relative to this genomic sequence to represent the inferred CDS: substituted 1 base at 1 genomic stop codon), whose translation MAEALCSNEQVPEGEPHESREEKDGEKKELHGENGLPEERKEFVPPAVGMEFESYDDAYNYYNCYAKEVGFRVRVKNSWFKRNSREKYGAVLCCSSQGFKRVKDVNRLRKETRTGCPAMLRMRLVDSKRWRVLEVTLEHNHLLGAKIYKSIKKMGTGTKKKLQSSSDAEVRTVKLYRALVIDAGGNGHASSNARELRSYAEAPNQLNLKKGDAQAIYNYLCRMQLTNPNFFYLMDLNDEGHLRNVFWIDARSRAACGYFVDVIYIDNTYLSGKYEIPLVAFVGINHHGQYVLLGCGLLAGETIESYVWLFKTWLTCLSGSMPQTIITDRCKALQSAVAETFPRSLHRFGLSHIMRRVPEKLGGLRNYDAIRKAFNKAVYETLKVIEFESAWGFMVQRFGVADHEWLRLLYEDRVRWAPVYLKDTYFAGMSTAQPGEALNPFFDRYIHKQTPLKEFLDKYELALQKKHKEETLADIESRSSGLMLKTRCSFELQLSKVYTREIFRKFQFEVEEMYSCFSTTQIHVDGPIIIFLVKERVMSEGNRREIRDYEVLYNRSAGDVRCICSCFNFYGYLCRHALCVLNFNGVEEVPSKYILSRWKKDYKRLCIPDHGSNRADATERVQWFSQLYRSALQVVEEGVISLDHYSVALQAFEESLNRVHEVEEKQAYGSTSVINLIYVCCVMCILXMDEVSLNTEPVGDNDTDEFEIEGDCAMTECVGQTGVIQGENPLPPAVGMEFDSYEDVYYFYNCYAKDQGFGVRVSNTWYRKSKERYRGKFSCSSAGFKKKSEANKPRPETRTGCPAMIKFRLMENKRWRIIEVEIEHNHLISPASGKFYKSHKLIGAGTKRTLQLDSPDEVQKIRLYRTVIVDAEGNGDVDDDEGKYADLLHSHQLQLKEGDAQAVQDFFCRVQLMDPDFFYVVDRNEQGYMRNLFWADSRSRVAYGYFGDVIVIDTTCLKDKFEVPLVSFIGVNHHGQSMLLGCGLLAGETTESYIWLLRAWLTCMLGRPPQAVITDPCTYLQTALADVFPRASHCLYLSHILQSVPENLGGLFEFEAIKVAFSRIVYYFLQPEEFEAAWEEMIHQHGIRDNKWIQNLYEDRKKWVPAYVKETFLAGLFPFQQNEIVPSVFEGYLDKDTPLKEFLNKYDQALQTNHQLEALADKDSRNSSSGLKSRCYFELQLSKLYTNEILRRFEKEVEGMYACFSTRQANLDGPLITYIVKEQVEVEGNRQEMRDFEVMYNTSEMDILCVCGLFNFRGYLCRHALSVLNQNGLEEIPPQYILTRWRKDVKRSYVLDHSTGGIDINNAVHRYDQLYKSIVRVVEEGRKSEDHYKITLKGLEEILNKLRFLED comes from the exons ATGGTTTGCCTGAGGAAAGGAAAGAATTTGTTCCTCCTGCTGTTGGAATGGAGTTTGAATCTTATGATGATGCTTACAATTATTACAATTGCTATGCTAAGGAAGTTGGTTTTCGTGTTCGAGTTAAAAATTCGTGGTTCAAGCGAAACAGTAGAGAGAAGTATGGTGCAGTGCTTTGTTGTAGTAGTCAGGGTTTCAAAAGAGTTAAAGATGTAAATCGTTTAAGAAAGGAAACAAGAACTGGTTGTCCTGCAATGTTAAGGATGAGATTGGTGGATTCTAAGAGGTGGAGGGTGCTAGAGGTCACACTTGAACACAACCACCTCTTAGGTGCTAAGATATATAAATCCATTAAGAAGATGGGTACAGGAACAAAAAAGAAGTTACAGTCAAGTTCGGATGCAGAAGTACGAACTGTTAAACTGTACCGAGCCCTTGTAATAGATGCAGGGGGTAATGGGCATGCAAGTTCAAATGCTAGAGAACTAAGAAGTTATGCTGAAGCTCCCAATCAACTGAACCTTAAGAAGGGTGATGCACAAGCTATCTATAACTACCTTTGTCGTATGCAGTTGACTAATccaaactttttttatttgatggaTCTCAATGATGAAGGGCATTTGAGAAATGTGTTCTGGATCGATGCTAGGTCTCGGGCTGCATGCGGTTACTTTGTTGATGTCATCTATATCGACAACACATATTTGTCAGGAAAATATGAGATACCACTTGTGGCATTTGTTGGGATTAATCACCATGGCCAGTATGTTTTGTTAGGTTGTGGCCTGCTTGCAGGTGAGACAATAGAGTCCTATGTTTGGTTGTTTAAAACGTGGCTTACATGTTTATCAGGGAGCATGCCACAAACTATTATTACAGACAGGTGTAAGGCTTTGCAGAGTGCAGTTGCAGAGACATTTCCAAGATCTCTTCATCGTTTTGGTTTGTCACACATCATGAGAAGAGTTCCAGAAAAATTGGGAGGATTGCGCAACTATGATGCAATAAGAAAGGCTTTTAATAAAGCAGTTTATGAAACTCTGAAAgtgattgaatttgaatctGCATGGGGATTTATGGTCCAACGATTTGGAGTTGCTGATCATGAGTGGCTTCGATTACTATATGAAGATCGGGTTCGGTGGGCTCCGGTTTATTTAAAAGACACATATTTTGCTGGAATGTCTACTGCTCAACCAGGTGAGGCATTAAATCCATTTTTTGATAGATACATCCACAAGCAAACTCctttaaaagaatttctagATAAGTATGAATTAGCCCTACAAAAGAAGCACAAGGAAGAAACTCTTGCAGATATTGAGTCTAGAAGTTCTGGCCTCATGTTAAAAACCAGATGTTCTTTCGAGTTGCAGCTATCAAAAGTGTACACTAGGGAAATATTTAGGAAGTTCCAATTCGAGGTGGAAGAAATGTATTCTTGCTTTAGCACAACTCAGATCCATGTTGATGGACCGATCATAATCTTTTTGGTCAAGGAGCGTGTCATGAGCGAAGGAAATAGGAGGGAGATTAGAGATTATGAAGTCTTGTATAATAGAAGTGCCGGAGACGTGAGATGCATTTGCAGCTGCTTCAATTTTTACGGTTATTTATGCCGCCATGCATTGTGTGTGCTTAACTTTAATGGAGTGGAAGAAGTTCCTTCTAAGTATATTCTTTCAAGGTGGAAAAAGGATTACAAGCGCTTGTGTATTCCAGATCATGGCTCGAACAGAGCTGATGCTACTGAACGTGTTCAATGGTTCAGTCAGTTATATAGAAGTGCCTTACAAGTTGTGGAAGAGGGGGTGATATCACTAGACCATTACAGTGTTGCACTGCAAGCATTTGAGGAGTCACTGAATAGGGTTCATGAGGTAGAAGAAAAGCAAGCATA CGGCAGTACCAGTGTCATCAATCTTATATATGTTTGTTGTGTTATGTGCATATTGTAGATGGATGAAGTGTCTCTCAACACAGAGCCAGTAGGAGACAATGATACCGATGAATTTGAGATCGAAGGAGATTGTGCCATGACAGAGTGTGTTGGTCAGACTGGTGTAATCCAGGGAGAAAATCCTCTACCTCCTGCTGTTGGAATGGAGTTTGATTCCTACGAGGATGTGTATTACTTCTATAATTGCTACGCCAAGGATCAGGGATTTGGGGTCAGAGTAAGTAATACATGGTATAGAAAGAGTAAAGAAAGATACAGAGGAAAGTTTAGCTGCAGTAGTGCCggtttcaaaaaaaaaagtgaagcAAACAAACCTAGACCTGAAACTAGAACTGGTTGCCCCGCAATGATAAAATTTAGGTTGATGGAAAATAAAAGGTGGAGAATTATTGAAGTCGAGATTGAGCACAATCACTTAATTAGCCCAGCAAGTggaaaattctataaatcacaTAAGCTCATAGGTGCTGGAACCAAAAGGACATTGCAGCTGGATAGTCCTGATGAAGTGCAGAAAATTAGGCTGTATCGAACTGTGATTGTAGATGCTGAGGGAAATGGAGATGTAGATGATGATGAAGGAAAATATGCAGATCTTCTTCACTCCCATCAATTGCAGCTTAAAGAAGGGGATGCCCAAGCAGTTCAAGATTTCTTTTGCCGCGTGCAGTTGATGGATCCTGATTTCTTTTATGTGGTTGATCGAAATGAGCAAGGATATATGAGGAATTTGTTCTGGGCTGACTCAAGGTCTAGAGTTGCATATGGTTATTTTGGTGATGTCATTGTGATTGACACTACATGTTTGAAAGACAAATTTGAAGTACCACTGGTTTCATTTATTGGTGTAAATCACCATGGACAATCCATGTTATTGGGCTGTGGTTTACTTGCAGGCGAAACTACTGAGTCATATATATGGTTATTGAGAGCATGGCTTACATGCATGTTAGGACGTCCTCCCCAAGCTGTCATTACTGATCCGTGCACATATTTGCAAACTGCTCTTGCTGATGTTTTTCCGAGAGCTTCACATTGCCTTTACTTGTCACATATCTTGCAAAGTGTTCCAGAGAATCTGGGAGgtttatttgaatttgaagCAATTAAAGTGGCTTTCAGTAGAATTGTTTACTACTTTCTACAGCCAGAGGAATTTGAAGCAGCCTGGGAGGAGATGATCCATCAGCATGGAATCAGGGATAATAAATGGATCCAAAATTTATATGAAGACAGAAAAAAGTGGGTTCCAGCTTATGTGAAAGAGACATTTTTGGCAGGCTTGTTTCCATTTCAGCAAAATGAGATTGTACCTTCAGTTTTTGAAGGATATCTGGATAAAGATACTCCTTTGAAAGAATTTTTGAACAAGTATGATCAAGCTCTACAGACGAATCATCAGCTTGAAGCATTGGCAGATAAAGATTCAAGAAATTCAAGTTCCGGGCTAAAATCTAGATGTTATTTTGAGCTGCAACTCTCAAAATTATACACTAATGAAATATTAAGGAGGTTTGAAAAGGAGGTGGAGGGCATGTATGCTTGTTTTAGCACGAGACAGGCCAATCTTGATGGGCCATTAATAACATACATAGTCAAAGAACAAGTTGAAGTTGAGGGCAACAGGCAAGAAATGAGAGACTTTGAGGTCATGTACAACACATCCGAAATGGATATTCTTTGTGTTTGTGGTTTATTCAACTTTAGAGGATATTTATGCAGGCATGCACTGAGTGTCCTGAATCAAAATGGCTTGGAGGAGATCCCACCTCAGTACATCCTTACACGATGGAGGAAAGACGTAAAGCGATCATATGTTCTTGATCACAGTACTGGTGGCATTGATATTAATAACGCAGTTCACAGGTATGATCAGTTATACAAAAGCATCGTGCGGGTTGTAGAGGAAGGTCGGAAATCCGAAGATCACTACAAGATCACTCTGAAAGGTTTGGAAGAGATATTAAATAAGCTCCGATTTTTAGAAGATTAA